Proteins encoded in a region of the Massilia sp. UMI-21 genome:
- a CDS encoding phasin family protein, producing MNPLRDQFSAVSKTQFDAQFAFFDAMTRQALESAGRLAALNLAMSRDALQRSLGASFALMSARDPRDVLAVGGQAQEQMRELFSYGQDLLGIASAVRPHALRPAPVQPQAPQLAIETVELIEHRLAETVAEAAPAAGAQVEAAAGAAPAIEPAIEPSIEPVVVAAPAQAPLAAAAPVPVAEPTSIARAAGKGTLRAATAPHPAAAPVAAAAGGKEAEAPKLVTPHSSSRRRK from the coding sequence ATGAATCCACTTCGTGACCAGTTTTCCGCAGTAAGCAAGACCCAGTTCGACGCGCAGTTCGCTTTCTTCGATGCCATGACCAGGCAGGCGCTGGAAAGCGCGGGCCGCCTTGCCGCCCTCAATCTGGCCATGTCGCGCGATGCGCTCCAGCGTTCGCTCGGCGCCTCGTTCGCGCTGATGAGCGCGCGCGATCCGCGCGACGTCCTCGCCGTGGGCGGCCAGGCCCAGGAACAGATGCGCGAGCTGTTCTCCTATGGCCAGGATCTGCTCGGCATCGCCAGCGCCGTGCGCCCGCATGCGCTGCGTCCGGCGCCCGTGCAGCCGCAGGCTCCCCAACTGGCGATCGAGACCGTGGAACTGATCGAGCACAGGCTCGCCGAGACGGTGGCCGAGGCTGCTCCGGCCGCTGGCGCGCAGGTGGAAGCGGCCGCCGGGGCCGCTCCTGCCATCGAACCGGCCATCGAACCATCCATCGAACCGGTCGTCGTCGCCGCGCCGGCGCAGGCGCCGCTGGCTGCCGCGGCGCCGGTCCCGGTCGCCGAACCGACCAGCATCGCCAGGGCCGCCGGCAAAGGCACGCTCCGTGCCGCCACCGCTCCCCATCCCGCAGCGGCGCCGGTCGCCGCGGCCGCTGGCGGCAAGGAAGCCGAGGCGCCGAAGCTCGTCACCCCGCACTCCTCTTCCAGGCGCAGGAAATAA
- a CDS encoding ATP-binding cassette domain-containing protein: MSLARLIGGFVRRHWHAYVSSAFMLAGVAICTVLIPRKVGALIDGLAAQSLDRHALLLGLAQLLGLGVAIYVLRVGWRIRLYSAAYNLGVELRTRLYARLAAQGPAFYQRQRTGDLMALATNDVDAIEMAAGEAMLAGFDGTLTLVMVLGIMTLGVDARLAGIALLPFPLMAFAFWRISSHIHTAEGDALKRFSALNDHVQESLSGVRTLRALGLEARSSAQFSELAENAAAASLSARRWEAAYEPAVGLTLTAATGLTLGLGGYLVWNNELTVGALTSFTMYLGQLIWPMFAAGWVLSLIERGRAGLARLQPLLDMPLTVEDTGTLDGVGRGALALDAVRFAYHAAEHPALDGVSVRVEPGQTLGLVGPTGAGKSTLLRVLLRQVTPQQGTVTWAGQPLEAYRLAALRAAMSWVPQESFLFSSTIAENIALARPGASRAEIEEAAKMASIHDDILRFPHGYDTPVGEKGITLSGGQRQRVAIARALLADSALLLLDDALSAVDTGTETRILEHLEALRNRGGASRPERAAIIASHRLSAVAGADRIVVLRDGRITESGTHDELLALDGWYASQWRYQQLEASIDAA; the protein is encoded by the coding sequence ATGAGTCTCGCAAGGCTGATCGGCGGTTTCGTCCGCCGGCACTGGCATGCCTATGTCTCGTCGGCCTTCATGCTGGCCGGCGTAGCCATCTGCACGGTCTTGATTCCGCGCAAGGTCGGCGCCCTGATCGACGGCCTGGCCGCACAAAGCCTCGACCGGCACGCGCTGCTGCTCGGCCTGGCGCAACTGCTCGGTCTGGGCGTGGCCATCTACGTGCTGCGGGTCGGCTGGCGCATCCGCCTGTATTCGGCCGCCTACAACCTCGGCGTCGAACTGCGCACGCGCCTGTACGCGCGGCTGGCGGCGCAAGGGCCGGCCTTTTACCAGCGCCAGCGCACCGGCGACCTGATGGCGCTGGCCACCAACGACGTCGATGCCATCGAGATGGCGGCCGGCGAGGCGATGCTGGCCGGCTTCGACGGCACCCTGACCCTGGTCATGGTGCTGGGCATCATGACGCTCGGCGTGGATGCACGCCTGGCCGGCATCGCCCTGCTGCCCTTTCCGCTGATGGCCTTCGCCTTCTGGCGCATCTCGTCCCACATCCATACGGCGGAAGGCGACGCCCTCAAGCGCTTCTCGGCCCTGAACGACCATGTGCAGGAATCGCTGTCGGGCGTGCGCACCCTGCGCGCCCTCGGCCTGGAAGCGCGCAGCAGCGCCCAGTTCAGCGAACTGGCCGAGAACGCGGCCGCCGCCAGCCTCAGCGCGCGGCGCTGGGAGGCGGCCTACGAGCCCGCCGTCGGCCTGACCCTGACCGCCGCCACCGGCCTGACCCTGGGCCTGGGCGGCTACCTGGTCTGGAACAACGAGCTGACGGTGGGCGCGCTCACCAGCTTCACGATGTACCTGGGCCAGCTGATCTGGCCGATGTTCGCCGCCGGCTGGGTGCTGTCGCTGATCGAGCGCGGACGCGCCGGCCTGGCGCGCCTGCAGCCGCTGCTCGACATGCCGCTCACGGTCGAAGACACGGGCACGCTGGACGGCGTCGGGCGCGGCGCCCTGGCGCTCGACGCCGTGCGCTTTGCCTACCATGCGGCGGAACACCCGGCGCTGGACGGGGTGTCGGTACGGGTGGAACCGGGCCAGACCCTGGGCCTGGTCGGTCCGACCGGCGCCGGCAAGTCGACCCTGCTGCGCGTGCTTCTGCGCCAGGTCACGCCGCAACAGGGCACGGTCACCTGGGCCGGCCAGCCGCTGGAAGCCTACCGGCTGGCCGCGCTGCGCGCGGCCATGAGCTGGGTGCCGCAGGAATCCTTCCTGTTTTCGAGCACGATCGCGGAGAACATCGCCCTGGCCCGTCCGGGCGCCTCGCGTGCCGAGATCGAGGAAGCGGCGAAGATGGCCTCGATCCATGACGACATCCTGCGCTTCCCGCACGGCTACGATACGCCGGTGGGCGAGAAAGGCATCACCCTGTCGGGCGGCCAGCGCCAGCGGGTCGCGATCGCGCGCGCGCTGCTGGCCGACAGCGCCCTGCTGCTGCTCGACGATGCGCTGTCGGCGGTGGACACCGGCACCGAGACCCGCATCCTCGAACACCTGGAAGCGCTGCGCAACAGGGGCGGAGCATCGCGGCCGGAACGCGCCGCCATCATCGCCAGCCACCGCCTGTCCGCCGTGGCCGGGGCCGACCGCATCGTGGTGCTGCGCGACGGTCGCATCACCGAGTCCGGCACCCATGACGAACTGCTTGCCCTGGACGGCTGGTATGCCAGCCAGTGGCGCTACCAACAACTGGAGGCCAGCATTGACGCCGCCTGA
- a CDS encoding ATP-binding cassette domain-containing protein: protein MRAQAARAAGLLRRAAAPDRRHLYWATLWLALAAGLEVIGPLLGKALIDDHLLTRQLDWTRMSLLLGGLVLTGWASSWIRYLQLIRLSGLAMRSVRRLREWVYEHVLRLPMAFFDRAITGQLVSRVTNDTEAVKTLYIQVLFVMLDSSIVLLGTMAAMAWLDWRLMLVVLALVPAVVGIVWLYQRLSAPAVTRARALRSDINGQIAESIGGMSVLQASNAANRFGERFVHTNRAHRKARLAELRANAFLLRPALDLLNVLLLIIVIYGFGQRQMNAVEVGVLYAFISYIARVVEPLIQITMQFSGLQQAVVATARVSQLLEESGAAEHAQGRIGNAAPFDPHAPAVRVRDVDFGYIEGQRVLHALSLEVPQGAFFGIVGHTGSGKSTLLSLLLRYYTADQGSIEIGGLPLGTIGNERFRNEVGLVPQDPFILAATARENIDMGRGLPPERIEAAARAAHAHGFIAALEQGYETQLGEGGSRLSSGQKQLVAIARALAGQPRILLLDEATSRIDSATEQIVQEALEELRGQVTIIAIAHRLSTIRAADRIIVLNHGRIAEAGAHDDLMRIEGGLYQRLYLLQQIAL, encoded by the coding sequence ATGCGGGCCCAGGCCGCGCGGGCCGCGGGCCTGCTGCGCCGCGCCGCCGCCCCCGACCGCCGTCACCTGTATTGGGCCACGCTGTGGCTGGCCCTGGCCGCCGGTCTGGAAGTCATCGGTCCGCTGCTGGGCAAGGCGCTGATCGACGACCATCTCCTGACCCGCCAGCTGGACTGGACCCGCATGTCGCTGCTGCTGGGCGGCCTGGTGCTCACCGGCTGGGCCTCGTCGTGGATCCGCTACCTGCAGCTGATCCGCCTGTCGGGCCTGGCCATGCGCTCGGTGCGGCGCCTGCGCGAATGGGTCTACGAGCATGTGCTGCGCCTGCCGATGGCCTTTTTCGATCGCGCCATCACCGGCCAGCTGGTGAGCCGCGTCACCAACGACACCGAGGCGGTCAAGACGCTGTACATCCAGGTGCTGTTCGTGATGCTCGACTCGAGCATCGTGCTGCTCGGGACCATGGCGGCGATGGCCTGGCTCGACTGGCGCCTGATGCTGGTGGTGCTGGCCCTGGTGCCGGCCGTGGTCGGCATCGTCTGGCTGTACCAGCGCCTGTCGGCGCCGGCCGTGACCCGCGCGCGCGCCCTGCGCAGCGACATCAACGGCCAGATCGCCGAATCGATCGGCGGCATGAGCGTGCTCCAGGCGAGCAATGCCGCCAACCGCTTCGGCGAACGCTTCGTCCACACCAACCGGGCGCACCGCAAGGCACGACTGGCAGAGCTGCGCGCCAACGCCTTCCTGCTGCGCCCGGCACTGGACCTGCTCAACGTGCTCCTCCTGATCATCGTGATCTACGGCTTCGGCCAGCGCCAGATGAATGCGGTCGAAGTAGGCGTGCTGTACGCCTTCATCAGCTACATCGCGCGGGTGGTCGAGCCGCTCATCCAGATCACGATGCAGTTCAGCGGCCTGCAGCAGGCGGTGGTGGCCACCGCGCGCGTGTCGCAGCTGCTGGAAGAGAGCGGCGCGGCCGAACACGCGCAGGGACGGATCGGCAACGCGGCGCCGTTCGACCCGCACGCTCCCGCGGTTCGCGTGCGCGACGTGGACTTCGGCTACATCGAGGGCCAGCGCGTGCTGCACGCGCTGTCGCTCGAGGTTCCGCAGGGCGCGTTCTTCGGCATCGTCGGCCACACCGGCAGCGGCAAGTCGACCCTGCTGTCGCTGCTGCTGCGCTACTACACTGCGGACCAAGGCAGCATCGAGATCGGTGGCCTGCCACTCGGCACGATCGGCAACGAGCGCTTCCGCAACGAAGTCGGCCTGGTGCCGCAGGACCCGTTCATCCTGGCCGCGACGGCGCGCGAGAACATCGACATGGGACGCGGCCTGCCGCCCGAGCGCATCGAAGCGGCGGCGCGCGCCGCGCATGCGCACGGTTTCATCGCCGCGCTCGAACAGGGTTACGAAACCCAGCTGGGCGAAGGCGGCTCGCGCCTGTCCTCGGGCCAGAAGCAGCTGGTGGCGATCGCCCGTGCGCTGGCGGGCCAGCCGCGCATCCTGCTGCTGGACGAGGCGACTTCGCGCATCGACAGCGCCACCGAGCAGATCGTGCAGGAAGCGCTGGAAGAACTGCGCGGCCAGGTGACCATCATCGCGATCGCGCACCGGCTGTCGACCATCCGCGCGGCCGACCGCATCATCGTGCTGAACCACGGCCGCATCGCCGAAGCCGGCGCGCACGACGACCTGATGCGCATCGAGGGCGGCCTGTACCAGCGCCTGTACCTGCTGCAGCAGATCGCGCTCTAG
- a CDS encoding ABC transporter ATP-binding protein, with amino-acid sequence MLELRAVTKYFGKDVKAVDQVSLSLGPGVVGLIGHNGAGKSTLMGMIATLARPSAGQILFDGADIVRKPDAIRRRLGYLPQDFGVYPNLSALEFMQYFAALKGVRDPGRVRRLLELVNLHDQARRPAASFSGGMKRRLGIAQALLNDPDILVVDEPTAGLDPEERLRFRNLLAELGQGKLVILSTHIVSDVESIATELAIMRCGRLVAHATPEGILGRARGQVWTASVPADDYAALRERVHVLGAQRQDGRMVLRIAHPELPCAGARPAEPSLEEALMAQRYAVQAEAA; translated from the coding sequence ATGCTGGAGCTGCGCGCGGTGACCAAGTATTTCGGCAAGGACGTCAAGGCGGTCGACCAGGTGTCGCTGTCCCTTGGGCCGGGCGTCGTCGGCCTGATCGGCCACAACGGCGCCGGCAAGTCCACCCTGATGGGCATGATCGCCACCCTGGCGCGTCCCAGCGCCGGGCAGATCCTGTTCGACGGCGCGGATATCGTGCGCAAGCCGGACGCGATTCGCCGGCGGCTAGGCTACCTGCCGCAGGACTTCGGCGTCTATCCGAACCTGAGCGCGCTCGAATTCATGCAGTACTTTGCCGCGCTGAAGGGCGTGCGCGATCCGGGACGTGTGCGCCGCCTGCTCGAACTGGTCAACCTGCACGACCAGGCGCGGCGTCCGGCGGCCTCGTTCTCGGGCGGCATGAAACGCCGCCTCGGCATCGCGCAGGCGCTGCTGAACGACCCCGACATCCTGGTGGTCGACGAGCCCACCGCCGGGCTCGACCCCGAGGAGCGGCTGCGCTTTCGCAACCTGCTGGCGGAGCTCGGCCAGGGCAAGCTGGTGATCCTGTCGACCCACATCGTGTCTGACGTGGAGAGCATCGCCACCGAGCTGGCGATCATGCGTTGCGGGCGGCTGGTGGCGCACGCGACCCCGGAGGGCATCCTGGGGCGCGCCCGCGGCCAGGTCTGGACCGCCAGCGTGCCGGCGGACGACTACGCCGCGCTGCGCGAGCGTGTCCACGTGCTGGGCGCCCAGCGCCAGGATGGCCGCATGGTGCTGCGCATTGCCCACCCCGAGCTGCCTTGCGCGGGTGCGCGCCCGGCCGAACCGAGCCTGGAAGAAGCGCTGATGGCGCAGCGCTACGCCGTGCAGGCGGAGGCGGCATGA
- a CDS encoding GGDEF domain-containing protein codes for MTASSPPPPTPSRGIALVVALCIAAGAVAGETAAPAAGSTALAGRLAQIREINKYVPKQALPMLLAIETEGRAAPLAQRIEFLNQLSNGYDGVGKLDAADAVADELVALGRQHNNNIAVAKGLLRKAYMAYRRSELAESHRLAWEAERLAFTTDDIELQVRTAISSGESFAEEGNFPKALARLQVAAAVARKHGDPTQVVMSLNALIALYAQMREYDKGFEALNEAFGAARKTDSPGRMSTLKHAEYNLAAGTGQYERGLKALQESLAIERRLGADSMVAYTLVNLSDCYLKLRDYRNAAHYAEQTITAARALNDAGLEATARLNLGQAYLALGRLVEGKRHIEAGMSAYENLGDQPALQEVLVEYGQALERVGDLPGALRAYHRERAISNELFEKRRQRAVLDLQEKYETEKKQREIELLRSENEVNRLEQRVWWLLAAVFALASAVVGLLYRKVRQANAKLYEKNRELKQQSVCDPLTGLYNRRHFLEFMHTMPQPEAQEDSAAREQCGALFLLDVDHFKHVNDTWGHAAGDAVLTAIAASLREILRETDMIVRWGGEEFLAFLPSIPRAELDDVAQRILSGISAVRIAHGGQVLTVNVSIGFAPFPLACGGLVLPWERAVNMVDMALYLAKSHGRNRAYGVQGFGNPAEVRMEEIEQNLEGAWRAGKVQLSVVTGSQQDLRASA; via the coding sequence ATGACCGCCTCCTCCCCTCCCCCGCCGACGCCTTCCCGCGGCATCGCCCTTGTCGTGGCGCTGTGCATTGCGGCGGGCGCGGTGGCGGGCGAGACGGCGGCGCCGGCGGCCGGGAGCACCGCGCTGGCCGGGCGCCTGGCGCAGATTCGCGAGATCAACAAGTATGTGCCGAAACAGGCCCTGCCGATGCTGCTCGCGATCGAAACGGAAGGGCGGGCGGCGCCGCTGGCGCAACGCATCGAATTCCTCAACCAGCTGTCGAATGGCTATGACGGTGTCGGCAAGCTCGATGCGGCCGACGCCGTTGCCGACGAGCTGGTGGCGCTCGGCCGCCAGCACAACAACAACATCGCCGTGGCCAAGGGGCTGCTGCGCAAGGCTTACATGGCCTACCGCCGTTCGGAGCTGGCCGAATCGCATCGCCTGGCATGGGAAGCCGAACGCCTGGCCTTCACCACCGACGACATCGAACTGCAGGTGCGCACCGCGATTTCCTCGGGCGAGTCCTTCGCCGAGGAAGGCAACTTCCCGAAGGCGCTGGCGCGCCTGCAGGTCGCCGCGGCGGTCGCGCGCAAGCATGGCGATCCGACCCAGGTGGTCATGTCGCTCAATGCACTGATCGCCCTGTACGCGCAGATGCGCGAATACGACAAGGGCTTCGAGGCGCTGAACGAAGCCTTCGGGGCGGCCCGGAAGACGGATTCGCCCGGCCGCATGTCCACCCTCAAGCATGCGGAATATAACCTGGCCGCCGGCACCGGCCAGTACGAACGCGGCCTCAAGGCACTGCAGGAAAGCCTGGCCATCGAACGCCGCCTCGGGGCCGATTCGATGGTCGCCTATACGCTGGTCAACCTTTCGGACTGCTACCTGAAACTGCGCGACTACCGCAATGCCGCGCACTACGCCGAACAAACCATCACCGCGGCGCGCGCGCTGAATGACGCGGGCCTGGAAGCGACCGCGCGCCTGAACCTGGGCCAGGCCTACCTGGCCCTCGGCCGCCTGGTGGAAGGCAAGCGCCATATCGAGGCCGGCATGTCGGCCTACGAGAACCTGGGCGACCAGCCGGCGCTGCAGGAGGTGCTGGTGGAATACGGCCAGGCGCTCGAACGCGTCGGCGACCTGCCGGGCGCGCTGCGCGCCTACCACCGCGAACGGGCGATCTCGAACGAGCTGTTCGAGAAGCGCCGCCAGCGCGCAGTGCTCGACCTGCAGGAAAAATACGAGACCGAAAAGAAACAGCGCGAAATCGAACTGCTGCGCAGCGAAAACGAGGTCAACCGCCTGGAGCAGCGTGTCTGGTGGCTGCTGGCGGCGGTTTTCGCGCTGGCTTCGGCCGTGGTCGGTCTCTTGTACCGCAAGGTGCGCCAGGCCAACGCCAAGCTGTACGAGAAAAACAGGGAACTCAAGCAGCAGAGCGTGTGCGACCCGCTGACGGGACTGTACAACCGGCGCCACTTCCTGGAGTTCATGCACACCATGCCCCAGCCCGAGGCGCAGGAAGACAGCGCGGCGCGCGAACAATGCGGCGCATTGTTCCTGCTCGACGTCGACCATTTCAAGCACGTCAACGATACCTGGGGCCACGCCGCCGGCGACGCGGTGCTGACCGCGATTGCCGCCAGCCTGCGCGAGATCCTGCGCGAGACCGACATGATCGTGCGCTGGGGCGGCGAAGAATTTCTTGCCTTCCTGCCGAGCATTCCGCGCGCGGAACTGGACGACGTCGCCCAGCGCATCCTGAGCGGCATCTCGGCGGTGCGGATCGCGCACGGCGGCCAGGTGCTGACGGTGAACGTGTCGATCGGCTTCGCGCCCTTCCCGCTGGCCTGCGGCGGCCTGGTCTTGCCGTGGGAGCGCGCGGTCAACATGGTGGACATGGCCCTGTACCTGGCCAAGTCGCATGGCCGCAACCGCGCCTATGGCGTACAGGGC